From one Caldichromatium japonicum genomic stretch:
- the folD gene encoding bifunctional methylenetetrahydrofolate dehydrogenase/methenyltetrahydrofolate cyclohydrolase FolD: MTAALLDGKAIAAALQGEIKQRAALFAERQGRPPGLAVILVGDNLASQVYVRNKRRACAEAGFHSALHALPATTTQAELLELINRLNADPTIDGILVQLPLPEDLDESAVTECICPTKDVDGFHPDNVGRLVLRRPRLRPCTPKGIMRLLAETGARLEGLDAVVIGQSNIVGRPMALELLAARCTVTICHSRTRDLADKARSADILVAAVGRPAFVPGDWIKRGAILIDVGINRLADGRLVGDLEFATCAERAAWITPVPGGVGPMTIASLLENTLEAAELHAGA, translated from the coding sequence ATGACCGCCGCTCTACTCGATGGCAAGGCCATCGCCGCTGCGCTCCAGGGCGAGATCAAACAACGCGCCGCCCTGTTCGCTGAACGCCAGGGACGCCCCCCAGGGCTAGCCGTGATCCTGGTGGGCGACAATCTAGCCTCCCAGGTCTATGTGCGCAACAAGCGCCGCGCCTGTGCAGAGGCCGGGTTTCATTCCGCGCTCCATGCACTGCCGGCGACGACCACCCAAGCCGAGCTATTGGAGCTGATCAACCGCTTGAACGCCGATCCCACCATCGATGGCATCCTGGTCCAGCTCCCGCTCCCCGAGGATCTAGATGAATCGGCGGTCACCGAATGCATCTGCCCGACCAAGGACGTCGATGGCTTTCACCCCGACAATGTGGGACGGCTGGTACTGCGCCGGCCCAGGCTGCGCCCCTGCACCCCCAAGGGGATCATGCGTCTCTTGGCCGAGACCGGGGCACGGCTGGAGGGGCTGGATGCGGTGGTGATCGGTCAATCCAATATCGTTGGGCGCCCGATGGCCTTGGAGCTTTTGGCCGCACGCTGCACCGTAACCATTTGCCACAGCCGTACCCGCGATCTGGCAGACAAGGCACGCAGCGCCGACATCCTGGTCGCTGCGGTCGGGCGCCCTGCCTTTGTTCCGGGCGATTGGATCAAGCGGGGCGCGATCCTGATCGATGTCGGGATCAATCGCCTGGCCGATGGTCGTCTCGTCGGGGATTTAGAGTTTGCCACCTGCGCCGAACGCGCCGCATGGATCACGCCGGTGCCCGGCGGGGTCGGGCCCATGACCATCGCCAGCCTGCTTGAAAACACCCTCGAGGCCGCCGAGTTGCACGCCGGCGCCTAA
- a CDS encoding PGPGW domain-containing protein encodes MIDALWTWIGTHESLLLALVGLSALILIASLLTLPFAIAAIPEDYFAADRRSSGFRAGHPLASIGLRLIKNALGWLLILAGLAMLVLPGQGILTLFVGLILSDFPGKHALERRLAADPRILAALNWLRQRAGRAPFRVPSPSGDRD; translated from the coding sequence ATGATCGATGCGCTCTGGACCTGGATCGGCACCCATGAGTCCTTGTTGCTGGCCCTAGTCGGTCTGTCGGCCCTGATCCTGATCGCGTCCCTCTTGACCCTCCCCTTCGCGATCGCTGCGATCCCCGAGGATTATTTTGCGGCGGACCGACGCAGCAGCGGTTTTCGGGCCGGGCATCCTCTGGCATCTATCGGCCTGCGGCTCATCAAAAACGCCCTGGGGTGGCTGCTGATCCTGGCCGGGCTTGCGATGTTGGTCCTGCCCGGTCAGGGGATCCTGACCCTTTTTGTCGGCCTGATCCTGAGCGATTTCCCAGGCAAGCATGCGCTCGAACGGCGCCTTGCCGCCGATCCCCGTATCCTGGCGGCGCTGAACTGGCTGCGCCAGCGCGCTGGGCGGGCGCCATTTCGAGTACCCTCCCCAAGCGGGGACCGGGATTGA
- a CDS encoding glutathione peroxidase — MKPLVWLVGLLAVGMVLVAEPKDCPPLLDLEIRRLASDERINLCEQYRGQVILVVNTASRCGFTPQYDALERLYRTYKDRGLVVLGFPSNNFANQEPGSEREIQDFCRLTYAVEFPMFEKVSVKPGKAAPLFERLAQAGAPYPQWNFFKYLIDRDGRLVAHYPSQTPPDSPQIIQAIEALL; from the coding sequence ATGAAGCCATTGGTCTGGTTGGTGGGTCTGTTGGCCGTAGGGATGGTCCTGGTCGCCGAACCCAAGGATTGTCCGCCCTTGCTCGATCTGGAGATACGGCGCCTGGCGAGCGATGAGCGGATCAATCTCTGCGAGCAGTATCGCGGTCAGGTCATCTTGGTCGTCAATACAGCCAGCCGTTGCGGCTTTACCCCTCAATACGATGCACTTGAGCGGCTCTATCGCACCTATAAGGATCGCGGTCTGGTCGTCCTGGGCTTTCCGTCCAATAACTTCGCCAATCAGGAACCGGGCAGTGAGCGCGAGATCCAGGACTTTTGCCGTCTGACCTATGCCGTCGAGTTCCCCATGTTCGAGAAGGTCAGCGTTAAGCCCGGCAAGGCCGCACCACTGTTTGAGCGGTTGGCCCAGGCAGGTGCGCCCTACCCGCAATGGAACTTTTTCAAATATCTCATCGATCGCGATGGCCGGTTGGTCGCGCACTATCCGAGCCAGACCCCGCCCGATAGCCCGCAGATCATCCAGGCGATCGAAGCGCTATTGTGA
- a CDS encoding ferredoxin--NADP reductase translates to MNDWVKAQVVGKHRWNEGLHSLQFESEPIEFVAGQFIKVALEIAGERIGRPYSLVNPPGQQPIEIFFNEISEGPLTPRLSALEPGDPVWLTRKASGVFTLETVQPASTLWLLATGTGLGVYLSILRTPDPWRLFERVILVHGVRHGADLAYGECLDAVGAQYPGRLLRLNAVSREPWPGAFAGRITEFLTSSALEQQAGTLIDPQTSHVMLCGNSAMIKDIKAILEARGLKRHRRDAPGQYTTEQYH, encoded by the coding sequence ATGAACGATTGGGTCAAGGCGCAGGTCGTCGGCAAACACCGTTGGAATGAAGGTCTGCATAGCCTCCAGTTTGAGTCGGAGCCGATCGAGTTTGTTGCTGGTCAATTCATCAAGGTCGCGCTCGAGATCGCGGGTGAGCGCATCGGGCGCCCCTATTCGCTGGTCAATCCACCCGGGCAGCAACCCATTGAGATCTTTTTCAATGAGATCAGCGAAGGCCCATTGACCCCAAGACTGTCAGCGCTTGAACCGGGCGACCCCGTCTGGCTCACCCGCAAGGCGAGCGGGGTCTTCACCCTCGAAACCGTCCAGCCCGCTTCTACCCTCTGGCTCTTGGCGACGGGCACGGGTCTGGGGGTATATCTCTCGATCCTGCGCACGCCCGACCCCTGGCGGCTATTCGAGCGGGTGATCCTGGTCCACGGGGTGCGGCATGGCGCCGACCTGGCCTATGGCGAGTGTCTCGATGCGGTCGGGGCCCAGTATCCAGGCCGGTTGCTGCGCTTGAATGCGGTCAGCCGCGAGCCCTGGCCGGGGGCCTTCGCCGGGCGGATCACCGAGTTCTTGACCAGCAGCGCCCTGGAGCAACAGGCGGGCACCCTGATCGACCCCCAGACCAGCCATGTCATGCTCTGCGGCAACTCGGCGATGATCAAGGACATCAAGGCGATCTTAGAGGCGCGGGGGCTCAAACGCCATCGGCGCGATGCGCCGGGTCAGTATACGACCGAGCAGTATCACTGA
- the msbA gene encoding lipid A export permease/ATP-binding protein MsbA encodes MSQGVGLSSTGARQVYRRLLGYVRPYWRVFALSIAGMLVFAATEPVFAALMRPLIDGSFVQRDPAVVRLMPWLLIGLFLVRGVAGFVNTYFLSWVGRRVVADLRQEMFEHLLRAPARFYDHQGAGTLLAKLTYNVENVATAATSAVTTLVRDGFSVLGLMAYMLYLNAGLALIFLIIGPTMAGALKYATKRLRRHSRRIQERVGELTQVAQEAIEGHRLVKAFGAQAREAARFSAINEKTRSLQMKLIATEAASVPLVQLISAIAIAIVVYLSTLQGLKEDISVGTFMSFVVAMGLLLPPVKRLTAVNGQLQRGIIAAESLFELIDVEVEPDTGQRVIARAQGRIEYRQVTHRYAPDQPPALRGINLLIEPGERVALVGRSGSGKSTLVNLLPRFYDPSEGEIQLDGIPIHELTLASLRAQIALVSQEVMLLNDTIANNIAYGCPHPPSRAELAAAAASAHALEFIQALPQGFETLIGDRGVLLSGGQRQRLAIARVMLKDAPILILDEATSALDAESERHIQAALETLMSRRTTLIIAHRLSTVERADRILVLDEGRIVEQGRHAELLARGGRYAHLYRLQFSDTARSYTDPAHRADGV; translated from the coding sequence ATGAGCCAGGGCGTCGGGCTTTCCTCGACAGGGGCGCGTCAGGTCTATCGGCGTCTGCTCGGGTATGTCCGTCCCTATTGGCGGGTCTTTGCGCTGTCGATCGCCGGCATGCTGGTCTTTGCCGCCACCGAGCCGGTGTTTGCCGCCCTGATGCGGCCCCTGATCGACGGCAGCTTCGTCCAGCGCGACCCCGCGGTCGTGCGCCTGATGCCCTGGTTATTGATCGGGCTGTTTCTGGTGCGCGGGGTGGCGGGCTTCGTGAATACCTATTTCCTGAGCTGGGTCGGGCGGAGGGTGGTGGCCGACCTGCGCCAGGAGATGTTCGAGCACCTACTGCGCGCACCGGCGCGTTTCTACGACCATCAGGGCGCGGGGACATTGCTGGCCAAGCTGACCTATAACGTCGAAAACGTGGCCACGGCTGCGACCTCGGCGGTCACCACCTTGGTGCGCGACGGTTTCAGCGTGCTTGGGCTCATGGCCTATATGCTGTATCTCAACGCGGGGCTGGCGCTGATCTTTTTGATCATCGGGCCGACGATGGCGGGGGCGCTTAAATATGCCACCAAGCGCCTGCGCCGCCACAGTCGGCGCATCCAGGAGCGGGTCGGGGAACTCACCCAGGTCGCGCAGGAGGCCATCGAGGGCCATCGCCTGGTCAAGGCGTTCGGGGCGCAGGCGCGTGAGGCAGCGCGCTTTTCGGCAATCAACGAAAAGACCCGCTCATTGCAGATGAAGCTGATCGCCACCGAGGCGGCCAGCGTCCCGCTCGTCCAGCTTATCTCGGCCATCGCCATCGCCATCGTTGTCTATCTCTCCACCCTGCAAGGGCTCAAGGAGGACATCTCGGTGGGGACCTTCATGTCGTTCGTGGTGGCGATGGGCCTGTTGTTGCCGCCGGTCAAGCGGCTCACGGCGGTCAATGGCCAGCTGCAGCGCGGGATTATCGCCGCAGAGAGCCTGTTCGAGCTGATCGACGTCGAAGTGGAGCCCGACACCGGTCAGCGAGTGATTGCCCGTGCCCAGGGGCGGATCGAATATCGGCAGGTCACCCATCGCTATGCCCCGGATCAGCCGCCGGCACTGCGCGGGATCAATCTGCTGATCGAGCCGGGCGAGCGGGTGGCCTTGGTCGGACGCTCGGGCAGTGGCAAGAGCACGCTCGTCAATCTCTTGCCGCGGTTCTATGACCCGAGCGAGGGCGAGATCCAGCTCGATGGCATACCGATCCATGAGTTGACCCTGGCCAGCCTGCGCGCCCAGATCGCCTTGGTCAGCCAGGAGGTGATGCTGTTGAATGATACGATCGCCAACAATATCGCCTATGGCTGCCCCCATCCGCCCAGCCGCGCCGAGCTTGCAGCGGCGGCGGCCAGTGCCCATGCCCTGGAGTTCATCCAGGCGCTTCCCCAGGGGTTCGAGACCCTGATCGGCGACCGTGGGGTCTTACTCTCGGGCGGCCAGCGCCAGCGGCTCGCCATCGCCCGTGTCATGCTCAAGGATGCCCCCATCCTGATCCTGGACGAGGCAACCTCGGCGCTCGATGCCGAGTCCGAGCGCCATATCCAGGCCGCGCTCGAGACCCTGATGTCCCGCCGCACTACCCTGATCATCGCCCACCGGCTCTCGACCGTCGAACGTGCCGACCGTATCCTGGTGCTCGACGAGGGGCGCATCGTCGAACAGGGGCGGCATGCCGAGCTCCTGGCGCGCGGGGGGCGTTATGCACACCTCTACCGGCTGCAATTCAGTGATACTGCTCGGTCGTATACTGACCCGGCGCATCGCGCCGATGGCGTTTGA
- a CDS encoding ExbD/TolR family protein, translated as MNFRPRRPPPVEINLAPLIDIVFLLLIFFMVSTTFKDDARLRVQLPHAQGEDVPAQEQAMIRIVIDRAGRFFIDDREVIDPRLSTLVKILTERRGEDRSLPVLIQADAATPHQAVMSAMDAASQAGLSRIAFAANRAEDAAP; from the coding sequence ATGAACTTTCGCCCGCGCCGCCCCCCACCGGTCGAGATCAATCTGGCGCCTTTGATCGACATCGTCTTTTTGCTCCTGATCTTTTTTATGGTCTCGACCACTTTCAAGGACGATGCGCGTCTGCGGGTACAGCTTCCACACGCCCAGGGCGAGGATGTGCCTGCCCAAGAGCAGGCGATGATTCGGATTGTCATCGATCGCGCCGGGCGTTTTTTCATCGATGACCGCGAGGTGATCGATCCGCGTCTCTCGACCCTGGTCAAGATCCTCACCGAACGCCGCGGCGAGGATCGCAGCCTGCCCGTCCTGATCCAGGCCGACGCCGCCACACCGCACCAGGCGGTGATGAGCGCGATGGATGCCGCCAGCCAAGCGGGTTTGAGCCGGATCGCCTTTGCCGCCAACCGTGCGGAAGACGCTGCCCCATGA
- a CDS encoding MotA/TolQ/ExbB proton channel family protein: MLELIYAGGWVMAPILACSILATAIVIERAWTLRRSRLMPSGLIEEIWRLDQQGRLTETAILDIRDGSALGRILAAGLINRRHAREVMKEAIDDAGRHVVAELERFLNTLGTIAAIAPLLGLLGTVLGMIDIFGVIMQAGVGNAAVLAGGISKALITTAAGLSVGIPALMFHRFFEGHVNRLALEMEEEALRLIEILQSGRELSTEVDA; the protein is encoded by the coding sequence ATGCTTGAACTGATCTATGCCGGCGGTTGGGTGATGGCGCCGATCCTGGCCTGTTCGATCCTAGCCACGGCCATCGTGATCGAGCGCGCCTGGACATTGCGCCGCAGTCGGCTCATGCCTTCCGGTCTGATCGAAGAGATCTGGCGACTCGATCAGCAAGGCCGGCTGACCGAGACGGCGATCCTCGACATCCGCGATGGTTCTGCCTTGGGGCGAATCTTGGCCGCCGGGCTGATCAACCGCCGGCATGCACGTGAGGTGATGAAGGAGGCGATCGATGATGCTGGACGCCATGTCGTAGCCGAGCTGGAGCGTTTTCTCAACACCCTCGGGACCATCGCCGCGATCGCGCCCCTGCTCGGGCTGCTCGGCACGGTTCTGGGGATGATCGATATCTTTGGTGTAATTATGCAAGCAGGTGTGGGTAATGCGGCGGTGTTGGCCGGCGGGATCTCCAAGGCGCTGATCACCACGGCGGCTGGGCTTTCGGTCGGTATTCCGGCGCTGATGTTCCATCGGTTCTTCGAGGGCCACGTCAACCGCTTGGCGCTGGAGATGGAGGAAGAGGCGCTGCGTCTGATCGAGATCTTGCAGAGCGGACGTGAGTTGAGTACCGAGGTGGATGCATGA
- a CDS encoding PP2C family protein-serine/threonine phosphatase, with protein MTALHFQTAVLSMAGRRADNQDAYCWRDGLWLVADGLGGHGGGAVAARVAVETFLQVLPPECPLESQVLASGITATAAVLQAYQQSHQALAGMRTTLALLMSDGRQALWLHLGDSRVYGFRAGRIMFQTADHSVAQALVRAGDVAPEAVRFHEDRHRLLRTLGDQYPPRPTLAEAPLALLPDDAFLLCTDGFWEAVTEAEMLSTLAEASSTQDWLDRMEGILRTRQLPDQDNYTALTVWVSAIDPSTGPTLSSDR; from the coding sequence ATGACCGCTCTGCACTTTCAAACCGCTGTCCTGAGCATGGCCGGCAGGCGAGCTGATAATCAGGACGCCTATTGTTGGCGCGATGGGTTATGGCTGGTGGCCGATGGTCTGGGCGGGCACGGCGGTGGGGCGGTCGCCGCGCGGGTTGCTGTTGAAACCTTCTTGCAGGTGTTGCCGCCTGAGTGTCCACTTGAGTCCCAAGTGCTTGCGTCCGGGATAACCGCTACAGCCGCGGTCTTACAGGCATACCAGCAATCTCACCAGGCATTGGCTGGGATGCGCACCACGCTTGCGCTCCTGATGAGCGATGGCAGACAGGCGCTCTGGTTGCATCTGGGCGACAGCAGGGTCTATGGCTTTCGCGCCGGCAGGATTATGTTTCAGACCGCTGATCATAGCGTGGCCCAGGCCTTGGTGCGCGCCGGCGATGTTGCGCCCGAGGCGGTGCGCTTTCATGAGGATCGCCATCGCCTGTTACGGACCCTGGGCGATCAATACCCACCGCGCCCGACCCTTGCCGAGGCGCCGCTGGCCCTTCTGCCGGACGATGCCTTCTTGCTGTGCACCGATGGGTTCTGGGAGGCGGTGACCGAGGCCGAGATGCTCTCCACCCTTGCCGAGGCATCCAGTACGCAAGATTGGCTCGACCGGATGGAGGGCATCCTCCGCACGCGCCAGTTGCCCGACCAGGACAATTACACCGCGCTCACGGTCTGGGTCAGTGCGATTGATCCATCGACTGGACCAACGCTGTCCAGCGATAGGTGA